AGGGGTCGCCCTCGGGCGCGTCGTCACCGTCCGAGCGGTCGTCGCTCATCGGCCGTCCCCGTCGGGGCCGCCATCGCTCGCGGCGGCGCCGGTCCGGTCTGTCGTCCGCCTCGTCTCGTCGCGGTCGGTGCCCGCGACGTCCCCGTCGATCGCGGGCCGGTCCGCGACGAGCAGCCGCGACGTGCCGAGGAAGCCGGTGTTCGGCTCTAAGTCCTCGAACCGGCGCCCGCAGTGGGGACACTCCGGGGTCGACAGCAGCCCCAACTCGACGTCGCCGCCGCAGTGGTCGCAGTCGGCGGCCCGGACCCCGTGCCGGTTCGCCGTCCGCGTCAGCGCGTCCACGCGCTCGCGGTCGGCGCGGTCGCGTTCGGCCGCGTCGAGCCGGCGCTTGAGCTTGACGACCGCGTTCGCGACCCGCGAGAGCTTGTCGTCGATCTCGGTCAGGTCGTCCGCGGAGGTGCCGGCGAGGTCGGTCTCCACGTCGTCGAGCCGGCCGTCGACGTCCGCAAGCCGGTTATCAACGCCGTCAACGCGGTCGTCGACGGCGTCGAGCCGCTCGCGGACCGCCTTCAACTCGTCGAGCCGCGCGTCGAGGGCGTCGAGCCGTTCTCCGAGGTCGTCGACCCGGTCCGAGGAGGGCGCGTCCGCGACCGCCGCGTCGAGCCGGTCCAGCCGGGCGGCGGTTTCCTCCAGTTCGCCCGCGAGGTCGTCGAGGCGCGCCGCGTCCGCCGCGGCCGCCCCGTCGCCCCCTCGGGGTCGTCGAGCGACTCCATCTCGCGGTAGAGGTCGATAAACCGCTCTCGGAGGTCCGCGATCTTCTCGTCGAGGTCGTCGTCGAGGTCGTCGAGGCGCGCCTCGATCGCCGCGACCTCCTCGGCGTCGGGGACGTCGATCCCCTTGGACTCCGCGAGCGCGACGAGCGCGCGCTTGAGGAGCTCCTCGCGGCTCACGCCGGCGTCCTCGGCCGCGGCGTCGAGGGCGGCCGCCGCCGGATCGAGGTCACTCATCGCGGATCCTCCGTCATCTACCTGCCGTTGAGCGGCGAGGCTTAAGTAATCTGTCGCGGCGTTCTCCGGATCGATACTCGGCGTTAGGGTCCCGTTACCGGATTTTGCGCACGTCGCTGATGTCGAACCCGCCCTCGTGGATCTCGGTCTCGAACCGGACGATGTTCTCGGCCTCCAGCCGGGAGAGCACGCCGCGGAACTCCCGAACGAACATGGTCCGGGCGCGCTGGGAGCCGCCGCTCTCCCACGAGAACTGGAGCGTCCCGCCGGCCGCGTCCGTCAGCGTACCGAACTCGCGGTCCCGGAGCGCCTCGGTGTTCACCAACACGAGGACGAGGGCGTCCCACTCGTAGGCGGCCTTCTTTAACCCCTTCATCACCATCGCCACGTCGCTCCAGTCGGTGTCGTCGGAGACCATCGAAACGAGGTCGGTGACGGAGTCGATACAGACGAGGCTCCCCTCGCCGTGCTCCGAGAGGTAGTCTCCGAAGGCGGTGAGCACGTCCTCGTACTCGCCGCGGTCCCCGAGCTCCGTTATCGAGGCCGTCTCCGTCTCGTACCAGTCGCGCGGCACCGGCGACAGCTGGAAGTACTCCGGGGAGAGGTCTCGGAACGATATCTCCGGGACCGCCGCGTCGACTATCTCGTCGGCCATCGTGTAGCTCATCTCCCGGGTGATCGCGTCGGTGTCGGCGGTGAAGGAGATGTAGTGGACGGACTCGGGCAGGTCGGCGTCGGCGTCGATGTCGCCGTAGTACAGGTCGAACAGCTCCTCGTCGGCGCGCGCCAAGGCGTTCATCGCGGCGCTGGTGTAGCAGAACTCGCGGGCGCCCGCCCCCGCCTCGCCCGCGAGCAGCACGACGCTCCCCGACGGCGCGCCGCCCCCGAGAATCGAGTCGAGGCGCGCGACCCCGAACGGAAGACTGGACATGGCTTACGCCCCGTCGCCGCGGGGTTTAGTGTTACCTCTCCCGGCCCGCGTCCCTCTCCCGGCCCGCGTCCCTCTCCCGGCCCGCGCTCACTTCCCCTCGTCCTCGCCGCCCGCCGCGCCTTCGGTGACCCGCGCGCCCTCGTTGGCCGCCCGGACTACCGAGACCGAGCCGCCGACGCCGGCCGCGTCGAGCGCGCGCTCGCCGGCCTCGCGCGCCGCGTCGGCGTGATCCGCGTCGGTGACGCCGTAGACGGTCGGTCCCCACGAGGACTGCCCCGCGCCGAACACCGCCGCGTCCGCCGACAGCGACGCGACCAGCTCACCCACAGGGGGCCTGTACACCCCGCCCTGCTCGTCGGCGTACCACGTGCCGTTGAGTCGGCCGATCTCCGCGACGGCCGCCCCGAACGCCTCCGCGTTCCCCGTCGCGACCGCGGGGAGGACGCGCCGGGTGACGGTCCCGCCGATCCGGTCCGCGAGCCCCGGCTCCGCGCGCTCGACCGCGGCGCGCATCGCGTCGTCCTCCGCCGCCCCGCTCCGCCCGGGGTCTGCGTCCGGTTCGACGAGGAGGAACCGCCAGCCGCCGGGGACGGCGTGCCGCGCGGCCACCGGCGGGACGGTCCACTCGCCGTCGGCGGGGCGGTCGGTGGTGAACCGCGCGGTCGGGTGGCCGGCGTCGAGGACGAAGCCGCCGGACTCGAACGTCGCGACGCCGACGCCGGAGCGCCCGCCGCGACCGAGCGCCGGGGCGCGCTCGCGCACCCGCGCCGGCTCGCCGTGGGCGGTCGCGACCGCCGCGAGCGTCGCCGCCGCCAGCTGGGTCCCGCTGCCGAGCCCGGCGTGTCGCGGGAGCGACGCGCGGACCGCCACGCGGGCGCCGTCGACGCCGAGCAGGTCGACCGCGGCGCTCGCGTACCCGCGGACGTCGTCGCGCACGCTCGGGGCGGAATCGACCGACTCCGAGCGGTCTCCCTCCCCGTCCTCGACCGTCACGCGCACCGCCGGGGCCGGCTCCGCGTCGACGACGACGCGGGGCGCCGCGAGCCCCACGCCGAGGGCGCCGTACAGCCGCTCGTGGGAGAGGCTGAGGTTACAGAAGCCGAAGTGGAGCCGCGCCCCGGCGCAAACGCGTGCCATAGTCGTCTCCGGTTTCGGGGCGGACTGATAAAGGGCCCGTGACGGTGGCGGGAGTTGCCTCGGAACGGCCGGAGCGGCCCGAAACCCCCGTGCCGCCGTCGACGGCGCCGAGGCGGCCGAACTGGTGCGCTTTTGAACGCGGGGGACCTCGGTCCGCGTATGACCGAAACGCTCAGGCTCGCGACCCGCGGGTCGGACCTGGCTCTCCGGCAGGCCGAGACCGTCCGCGAGGCGCTGTCGAGCCGGCGCCGCGACGTCGAACTCCGGCAGGTGGAGACGCGCGGCGACCAGATCCCCGACGAACTGATCCACCGCCTCGGCAAGACGGGCGCGTTCGTGCGCGCCTTGGACGAGGAGGTGCTCGCCGGCGACGCCGACCTCGCGGTCCACTCGCTGAAGGACCTCCCGACCGAGGAGATGGACGACCTCGTCGTCGCTGGCGTGCCCGAGCGCGCTCCCTCCGGCGACGTAGTCGTCCAGCCCGACGGGCTGGGCATCGAGGACCTTCCCGCCGGCGCCGTCGTCGGCACCGGATCGCTCCGCCGGGGCGCGCAGATCCGGGCGGCCCGCCCCGACCTCACCGTCGAGCCGATCCGCGGCAACGTCGACACGCGCCTGGAGAAGCTGCTCGCGCCCGGGCTTCAGGCGGAACACGAGCGGCGCCTGATCGCCTCCGGCGAGGCCCGGGCGGCGACGGCCGAGGGGTCGGAAGACGACAGCGAGGACGGTGGCGGCGAGGACGAACCGAACTGGGACGCGCTCGACGACGAGTCGGAGGAGGGAGAGGAGAGCGACGCGGGCGACGAGGTCGACGAGGAGTTCGAGCGGAGCGTCGAGGAGTGGTTCGACTCGCTCTCGGACCTCGAACGGACCGCGATGGAGCGGAAAGTCGAGACCGAGTACGACGCGGTCGTCCTCGCGGAGGCCGGGCTGCGCCGCTCGAACCTGTTCTACGAGGTGGAGACGACGCGGCTCCCGCGCGAGGAGTTCGTCCCGGCCGCCGGGCAGGGCGCCATCGCGGTCACCGCGAGCGACCCGGACGTGGTCGAGGCGGTCCGCGAGGCGGTCGACCACCCGCGGACCCGGGTGGCGGTCACGGTCGAGCGGACGATTCTAGGCGAGCTCAACGGTGGCTGCGTCGCGCCGATCGGCGTCTCTGCGCTCGTCAAGGGCGAACACGTCCACGTCCGGGCGAGGATCCTCTCGACGGACGGGACGGAGGAGGTCGTCGACACCCGCGATCTCCCGATCCGGTCGCACGCGACGGCCGCCGCGGAGTTCGCCGCGGACCTCGCGGACCGCGGCGCGGCCGACCTGATAGCCGAGGCGCGCGACGAGGCCGGGGAGGCGGAGACCGATGAGTGAAGGCGGTTCCGGCGCCGGAGCGGGACCCGGACCGAACGCCGACGAGCCGCCGGCTCGCGGCCGCGACGACCGGGTCGGGACGGTCTTCCTCGTCGGCTCCGGGCCGGGGAATCCGGATCTGCTCACGGTCAAGGCGAAGCGGCTGATCGAGTCGGCCGACGTGGTGCTTCACGACAAGCTCCCGGGCCCGGAGATCCTCGGCGAGATCCCCGAGGGGAAACGGGAGGACGTGGGGAAACGCGCCGGCGGCGAGTGGACGCCGCAGGAGTACACCAACCGGCGCATGGTCGAACTGGCCCGCGAGGGGAACCGCGTCGTCCGGCTGAAGGGCGGCGACCCGTTCGTCTTCGGCCGCGGCGGCGAGGAGGCCGAGCACCTCGCGGACGAGGGCATCCCCTTCGAGGTCGTCCCCGGCGTCACCTCCGCAATCGCCGGTCCCGCGGTCGCCGGCATCCCGGTGACCCACCGCGACCACGCCTCCTCCGTCTCCTTCGTCACGGGCCACGAGGACCCGACGAAGGAGGAGTCCGCGGTCGAGTGGGACGCCCTCGCGGCCACCGGCGGGACCGTCGTCGTGCTGATGGGGGTCGGGAAGCTGCCGGCGTACACCGCCGAGCTCCGCGACGCGGGCCTCGACGGCGACACCCCGGTCGCGCTCGTCGAGCGCGCGACGTGGCCGAACATGCGCGTCGCGACCGGCACGCTCGACACCATCGTGGACGCCCGCGACGAGGCGGGGATCGAACCCCCGGCGATCACCGTGATCGGCGACGTGGCCGCGACCCGCGACCGCGTCGTGACCTTCCTCGAAAACGCCGGCTCGGCGCCGGTGCGGTCGACGGACGAGGGCGGCGAACCGGCGGGAGCGGAAGACGACGCTCCGGCGGACGGGGGTGACGGGGCGTGAGCGGCGAGCCGGACCGGCCGCGCGTGGCCGTCTTCCGCCCCGACGACGAGCGTATCGAGTCGGCGGTCGAACTGCTCCGGTCGCTCGGCGCGGAGCCGGTCCCCGACCCGATGCTCGAAGTCGAGCCGACCGGGGCCGTCCCGGTCGACGCCCCCCTCGTCGTGCTCACCAGCAAGACCGGCGTCGAACTCGCCGCCGAGGCGGGCTGGGAGCCGGGCGACGCCGACCTCGCCGCAATCGGCCCAGCCACCGCCGCGGCCGCCCGCGAGGCGGGCTGGACCGTCGACGTCGTCCCCGAGGAGTACACCTCCGCGGGCCTCGTCGCGGCGCTCGAACCGCTCGTCGCGGGCGAGCGCGTCGTCGTCGCCCGCTCGGACCACGGGAGCGACGTCCTCCTCGACGGACTGCGCGAGGCCGGCGCCGAGGTGACGGAGACCGTCCTGTACCGGCTCACGCGGCCCGACGACGCGGGCGACTCGGCGGAGCTGGCGGCGGGCGGCGACCTCGACGCCGTCGCGTTCACCTCGTCGCTGACCGTCGAGAACGTCCTCGCGGCGGCCGCGGACCGCGGCGTCGAGGACGCCGCCCGCGACGGACTGGCGGACGCGGTCGTCGGCGCCATCGGCCCGCCGACCGCCGAGACGGCCGCCGACAACGGCATCGAGACCGACGTCGTCCCCGACGAGGCGTCGTTCGAGGCGCTCGCGACCGCGGTCGTCGACGCGCTCGACGACGAGGCCACCGACGGGGTCGACGCCGGCCGAAGCTGACGCGAGCCGCGGTTCGTCCCGCCGAAGTCGACGTACCTCAGGGTCGACACGTCCGCGATCAGAGAGCCGGCTCCGAATCTCTCGATCGAAAACGAGAGCGATTCACCCCGTCAAAAGCCGATTTCGACCGTCTATCGGCCGTTACTCCATACTTGTTCGATCACCTCGATCGCTTTCAGATATCGATATCGATATTCTGGAACGTAGTTTTATAATCAGGAGTGTGATATCAGAGGGCATGGAACCGAGCGAGCGCTGGCTGCTGCGGGTCGAGGACGACGTCCTCGTCGTCGAGTTCCCTCACGGGACTGGACTGAGCCCCGCAGACGGCGAGACGCTGCTCGACCGATGGCGGAGCGCGGCCACGCGGGACGCGGTCGACGCCGTCGTGATCGTCGTTCGGACGAGCCGCCCGTGTTCCGACGCCGGGCGCCGGGCGCTCCGCGAGTCC
The sequence above is a segment of the Halorubrum sp. 2020YC2 genome. Coding sequences within it:
- the cobA gene encoding uroporphyrinogen-III C-methyltransferase; translated protein: MSEGGSGAGAGPGPNADEPPARGRDDRVGTVFLVGSGPGNPDLLTVKAKRLIESADVVLHDKLPGPEILGEIPEGKREDVGKRAGGEWTPQEYTNRRMVELAREGNRVVRLKGGDPFVFGRGGEEAEHLADEGIPFEVVPGVTSAIAGPAVAGIPVTHRDHASSVSFVTGHEDPTKEESAVEWDALAATGGTVVVLMGVGKLPAYTAELRDAGLDGDTPVALVERATWPNMRVATGTLDTIVDARDEAGIEPPAITVIGDVAATRDRVVTFLENAGSAPVRSTDEGGEPAGAEDDAPADGGDGA
- a CDS encoding HTR-like protein; the protein is MSSLPFGVARLDSILGGGAPSGSVVLLAGEAGAGAREFCYTSAAMNALARADEELFDLYYGDIDADADLPESVHYISFTADTDAITREMSYTMADEIVDAAVPEISFRDLSPEYFQLSPVPRDWYETETASITELGDRGEYEDVLTAFGDYLSEHGEGSLVCIDSVTDLVSMVSDDTDWSDVAMVMKGLKKAAYEWDALVLVLVNTEALRDREFGTLTDAAGGTLQFSWESGGSQRARTMFVREFRGVLSRLEAENIVRFETEIHEGGFDISDVRKIR
- the hemC gene encoding hydroxymethylbilane synthase encodes the protein MTETLRLATRGSDLALRQAETVREALSSRRRDVELRQVETRGDQIPDELIHRLGKTGAFVRALDEEVLAGDADLAVHSLKDLPTEEMDDLVVAGVPERAPSGDVVVQPDGLGIEDLPAGAVVGTGSLRRGAQIRAARPDLTVEPIRGNVDTRLEKLLAPGLQAEHERRLIASGEARAATAEGSEDDSEDGGGEDEPNWDALDDESEEGEESDAGDEVDEEFERSVEEWFDSLSDLERTAMERKVETEYDAVVLAEAGLRRSNLFYEVETTRLPREEFVPAAGQGAIAVTASDPDVVEAVREAVDHPRTRVAVTVERTILGELNGGCVAPIGVSALVKGEHVHVRARILSTDGTEEVVDTRDLPIRSHATAAAEFAADLADRGAADLIAEARDEAGEAETDE
- a CDS encoding beta-ribofuranosylaminobenzene 5'-phosphate synthase family protein, with the translated sequence MARVCAGARLHFGFCNLSLSHERLYGALGVGLAAPRVVVDAEPAPAVRVTVEDGEGDRSESVDSAPSVRDDVRGYASAAVDLLGVDGARVAVRASLPRHAGLGSGTQLAAATLAAVATAHGEPARVRERAPALGRGGRSGVGVATFESGGFVLDAGHPTARFTTDRPADGEWTVPPVAARHAVPGGWRFLLVEPDADPGRSGAAEDDAMRAAVERAEPGLADRIGGTVTRRVLPAVATGNAEAFGAAVAEIGRLNGTWYADEQGGVYRPPVGELVASLSADAAVFGAGQSSWGPTVYGVTDADHADAAREAGERALDAAGVGGSVSVVRAANEGARVTEGAAGGEDEGK
- a CDS encoding uroporphyrinogen-III synthase produces the protein MSGEPDRPRVAVFRPDDERIESAVELLRSLGAEPVPDPMLEVEPTGAVPVDAPLVVLTSKTGVELAAEAGWEPGDADLAAIGPATAAAAREAGWTVDVVPEEYTSAGLVAALEPLVAGERVVVARSDHGSDVLLDGLREAGAEVTETVLYRLTRPDDAGDSAELAAGGDLDAVAFTSSLTVENVLAAAADRGVEDAARDGLADAVVGAIGPPTAETAADNGIETDVVPDEASFEALATAVVDALDDEATDGVDAGRS